The DNA region AGGCATGGTGACCGCAACTTTGTTAGCGGCTTGACCGTTACGGATACGGGTCAGCATATCCGCGATCGGATCTTGCATGCTCATCTGTCTTTACTCCCGTGATTCAATTGGTGACAATTACCAGCTAGCCTTTTTCAGACCCGGAATTTCACCGCGCATAGCGGCTTCACGGACCTTGATACGGCTCAACCCGAACTTCCGCAGGAAAGCGTGCGGACGACCAGTTTGGCGGCAGCGATTACGCTGACGAGACGGGCTGGAATCACGCGGCAGAGTCTGCAGCTTAAGAACTGCATCCCAACGATCTTCGTCGGATGAGTTCACACCAGAGATGATAGCTTTCAATTCCTCGCGTTTAGCGCGGTATTTTTCAGCCAGTTTCACACGAACAACTTCGCGTGCTTTCATGGATTGCTTAGCCATTAGTAACCCTACCTTACTTGCGGAATGGGAAGTTAAAGGCGGCCAACAGCGCACGACCTTCATCATCGGATTTCGCAGTAGTGGTGATGGTAATGTCCAAACCACGAACGCGATCGACTTTATCGTAGTCGATTTCCGGGAAGATGATCTGCTCACGCACACCCATGCTGTAGTTACCACGGCCATCGAATGACTTAGCGGACAAACCACGGAAGTCACGAATACGCGGTACAGCAATGGAAATCAGACGCTCAAGGAACTCCCACATGCGCTCGCCACGCAGAGTCACTTTACAGCCGATCGGATAGCCCTGACGGATTTTGAAGCCTGCAACAGATTTGCGTGCTTTGGTGATCAACGGTTTTTGACCGGAGATTGCTGCCAGATCAGCTGCTGCGTTATCCAGCAGTTTCTTGTCAGCGATCGCTTCACCAACACCCATATTCAGGGTGATCTTCTCGACCCGAGGGACTTGCATGACAGAATTGTAGTTAAACTCAGTCATGAGTTTTTTAACTACTTCGTCTTTGTAGTAATCATGCAGTTTCGCCATCGTACTACTCCAAATTACTTGATAGTTTCGCTATTAGATTTAAAGAAACGGACTTTTTTTCCGTCTTCGAATCTAAAGCCTACACGGTCAGCCTTACCAGTTGCCGCATTGAAGATTGCAAGGTTAGAAACTTGAATTGCAGCTTCTTTTTCAACGATGCCACCTGGTTGGTTCAGGGCCGGAACCGGCTTCTGATGTTTTTTAACCAGGTTAATACCTTCAACAATGACCTTACTAGCAGACAGGACATTTTTTACTTTACCGCGCTTACCTTTATCTTTACCGGTTAGCACAATAACTTCGTCATCACGACGGATTTTCGCTGCCATGATTCGCTCCTTAAAGTACTTCTGGTGCCAGAGAGATAATTTTCATGAACTTCTCATTACGCAGTTCACGAGTTACCGGCCCAAAAATACGCGTACCGATAGGCTGTTCGCTGTTATTGTTTAAAATAACGCAAGCATTGCCATCGAAGCGAATGACAGAACCGTCCGGGCGACGAACACCCTTCTTGGTGCGCACCACTACCGCCTTCAGAACATCGCCTTTCTTCACCTTACCGCGAGGAATTGCTTCCTTGATGGTAATTTTGATGATATCGCCGACGCCTGCGTAGCGACGGTGCGAGCCACCTAGAACCTTGATACACATTACGCGACGTGCACCGGAATTATCGGCCACGTTCAGCATAGTCTGTTCTTGGATCATTTTAGTGCTCCGCTTGTCAACTACTACTCTAGGACCCTTTCGGGCCATTAAATACCCCATAATTGAGGGCGCAGCATTATAACACCGCTTCCTTGGTATGGGTAGAAAAAATAAACGGCCCTTTGCAGAGCCGTTTATCATAAGAGAAGAGCGCTACTTTATTACAGAATCGCTTTCTCTACAACGCGAACAAGTGTCCAAGACTTATTTTTGGACAGCGGGCGGCATTCGCGGATTTCAACCACGTCACCGATACCGCATTCATTGTTCTCGTCATGTACGTGCAGCTTAGTCGTACGCTTAATGAATTTACCGTAAAGCGGATGTTTCACAAAACGTTCGATAGCAACAACCATGGATTTCTCCATTTTGTCGCTTACAACACGACCTTGCAGAGTACGGATTTTATCGGTCATTACGCACCCGCCTTCTCAGTCAGTAAAGTCTTAACACGTGCAATATTATGACGCACTTGTTTTACCAGGTGAGTCTGTTGCAACTGACCACTGGCAGCCTGCATACGCAGGTTAAATTGCTCGCGCAGCAGGCCGAGCAGTTCAGTGTTCAGCTCTTCGACGCTTTTTTCACGCAGCTCATTTGCTTTCATTACATCACCGTCTTAGTTACAAAGGTGGTTTTGATAGGCAGTTTCGCTGCTGCCAGTTGGAATGCCTCACGGGCTAACTCTTCCGGCACACCG from Pectobacterium actinidiae includes:
- the rpmC gene encoding 50S ribosomal protein L29 — translated: MKANELREKSVEELNTELLGLLREQFNLRMQAASGQLQQTHLVKQVRHNIARVKTLLTEKAGA
- the rpsQ gene encoding 30S ribosomal protein S17, whose protein sequence is MTDKIRTLQGRVVSDKMEKSMVVAIERFVKHPLYGKFIKRTTKLHVHDENNECGIGDVVEIRECRPLSKNKSWTLVRVVEKAIL
- the rpsN gene encoding 30S ribosomal protein S14 → MAKQSMKAREVVRVKLAEKYRAKREELKAIISGVNSSDEDRWDAVLKLQTLPRDSSPSRQRNRCRQTGRPHAFLRKFGLSRIKVREAAMRGEIPGLKKASW
- the rplE gene encoding 50S ribosomal protein L5, whose protein sequence is MAKLHDYYKDEVVKKLMTEFNYNSVMQVPRVEKITLNMGVGEAIADKKLLDNAAADLAAISGQKPLITKARKSVAGFKIRQGYPIGCKVTLRGERMWEFLERLISIAVPRIRDFRGLSAKSFDGRGNYSMGVREQIIFPEIDYDKVDRVRGLDITITTTAKSDDEGRALLAAFNFPFRK
- the rplX gene encoding 50S ribosomal protein L24 encodes the protein MAAKIRRDDEVIVLTGKDKGKRGKVKNVLSASKVIVEGINLVKKHQKPVPALNQPGGIVEKEAAIQVSNLAIFNAATGKADRVGFRFEDGKKVRFFKSNSETIK
- the rplN gene encoding 50S ribosomal protein L14; the protein is MIQEQTMLNVADNSGARRVMCIKVLGGSHRRYAGVGDIIKITIKEAIPRGKVKKGDVLKAVVVRTKKGVRRPDGSVIRFDGNACVILNNNSEQPIGTRIFGPVTRELRNEKFMKIISLAPEVL